A genome region from Bacteroidota bacterium includes the following:
- a CDS encoding enoyl-CoA hydratase/isomerase family protein, with product MAIEFNTVKWEDCDGIGLLQLCRPPSNAMNRLFFTELSELTAHIKNSGVKAIVITGSGRHFSSGADIANLLDATLEDVITRTQPGNGLPDFLVQNNRSFSFFEQLKIPVIAAIKGVCLGSALELALFAHFRFCGEGALLGLPEATFNLMPGCGASQTLPPLCGKAKAMELILTGANFSPADAVAWGIADRIFPKKELVSASLKFAAEIAEGYEKKLKPRYLKKYFPDGAS from the coding sequence ATGGCGATAGAATTCAATACTGTTAAATGGGAAGATTGCGATGGCATTGGTCTGTTGCAGTTATGCCGGCCACCATCGAATGCTATGAATCGTTTGTTTTTTACTGAGCTTAGTGAACTTACTGCACATATTAAGAATTCGGGTGTGAAGGCAATTGTGATTACCGGAAGCGGGCGGCATTTTTCGTCCGGCGCTGATATTGCCAATTTGCTTGACGCCACGCTTGAAGACGTGATTACCCGTACTCAGCCTGGAAATGGACTGCCTGATTTTTTGGTTCAGAACAATCGCTCATTCTCATTTTTTGAACAACTAAAAATTCCTGTTATTGCTGCCATAAAGGGTGTTTGCCTGGGTTCCGCACTTGAGTTGGCACTATTTGCCCATTTTCGTTTTTGTGGAGAAGGTGCTCTGTTAGGACTTCCCGAAGCCACATTTAACCTGATGCCGGGCTGCGGTGCTTCACAGACCTTACCTCCATTATGCGGGAAGGCAAAGGCGATGGAATTGATACTTACTGGTGCAAACTTTTCGCCTGCCGATGCTGTTGCGTGGGGCATTGCAGATAGAATTTTCCCAAAGAAGGAATTGGTAAGCGCATCCTTAAAATTTGCTGCTGAAATTGCTGAAGGATATGAAAAAAAACTGAAACCACGGTATCTGAAAAAATATTTTCCTGATGGCGCATCTTGA
- a CDS encoding ATP-grasp domain-containing protein translates to MDTSGKTTAVPVVLLYNIDESWDEVDKNEVLTSGDVISDGLRAQGHEVIVVQVRDLGFVDALENIDTATHVVMNLCEDIPGMPHSEGVAAQILEDMGFTYTGSVPEVLDLSGDKEAVKEFLIPRGIPTPAYQVFESDDIGDWNSYPCIVKPSNEHCSMGISSKSVAANAEELKAAIRASIESLHQPALVEEFIDGREFHVTVWGNEKPEMLPPAEMDFSAFSDFHDRLCTYEAKHKPGSEHYTKIETLLPAPLDDTLYKELERVVTETYTAFGCRDYARLDLRLRGTEFHVLDINPNADLSHEASMAAAAEIAGYDYGIFCSSIVMMAAARHPQYGS, encoded by the coding sequence ATGGACACGTCAGGAAAGACAACAGCAGTGCCTGTAGTACTGTTATACAATATTGATGAAAGTTGGGACGAAGTAGATAAAAACGAAGTGCTGACCAGTGGTGATGTTATCAGTGACGGACTTCGCGCACAGGGTCATGAAGTTATTGTAGTACAGGTTCGCGACCTTGGTTTTGTGGACGCATTAGAGAACATTGACACTGCAACGCATGTTGTAATGAATCTCTGCGAAGACATCCCCGGAATGCCGCACAGCGAAGGTGTTGCAGCGCAGATTCTCGAAGATATGGGATTCACTTATACCGGCTCAGTCCCTGAAGTATTAGATCTTTCGGGCGATAAAGAAGCTGTTAAAGAATTCCTTATTCCACGTGGTATCCCCACTCCTGCCTACCAAGTATTTGAAAGTGATGATATCGGCGATTGGAACAGCTATCCATGTATCGTTAAGCCATCCAACGAACATTGCAGTATGGGCATCAGCTCAAAATCGGTTGCTGCAAATGCAGAAGAATTAAAAGCAGCCATTCGCGCTTCTATTGAAAGCCTTCATCAGCCGGCACTTGTAGAGGAATTTATTGACGGTCGGGAATTTCACGTTACTGTTTGGGGGAATGAAAAGCCCGAAATGCTGCCACCTGCAGAGATGGATTTTTCTGCATTCAGCGATTTTCATGACCGCCTGTGTACCTACGAAGCCAAGCATAAACCCGGTTCCGAGCACTATACAAAAATTGAAACATTGCTTCCGGCACCTCTCGATGATACCCTGTATAAAGAACTTGAACGCGTAGTTACAGAAACATATACAGCTTTCGGCTGTCGCGATTATGCACGCCTCGACCTGCGTTTGCGGGGAACAGAATTTCATGTCCTTGACATCAACCCGAATGCCGACCTTAGCCACGAAGCAAGTATGGCCGCCGCTGCAGAAATTGCAGGTTACGATTATGGAATCTTTTGCAGCAGCATTGTAATGATGGCAGCAGCGCGGCATCCGCAATATGGCAGTTAA
- a CDS encoding radical SAM protein, with protein sequence MAQSDNKKYKLLLINPKQKYVNFYAQTELARILRKKKFMIPLSLPLIAALTPSHFDISIVDEEMESIPDGDLPDIVGITTLASTARRTYEICDFYRSKGVPVVVGGPYVSFLPDEALQHATSVISGEAEGIWQQCLADFESGELKPLYRNSEYCSYKTSPAPRWDLVDTHNIFQLGVQVSRGCPYKCEFCVVTKMFGHKMRYRELDDVMKELESLPLRRVFFIDDNFTVNKKYIRELCERIIPLDFSWACMASIEIADDRELLDLMARAGCFNILIGFESLNPESLAETHKKHNHSATGYNEAVRKIHEAGIHITASFAVGFDNDTLDEFDNILEFTTATGLSYLNMNLLGAPPGSELFYRLEEEGRWFNIPADYRSGLFPCIHYMNVSQKDLFMKYIDTAEAAYSWKVVSEKIPLLFGNGKFLRPYGGEQLSVGIRFRFIRILFGELLFTLNKYKRRALWRTIQLMAQNKLAKDKGFSYLLSMMSYNRHIKSIRNNMAEYLGIIDKYDKGPWAEMTEQERRTG encoded by the coding sequence ATGGCACAATCCGACAATAAAAAATATAAATTATTACTCATTAATCCGAAGCAGAAATATGTGAATTTCTACGCGCAGACTGAGTTGGCACGTATACTCAGGAAAAAGAAATTCATGATACCACTCTCACTTCCGCTAATAGCGGCACTTACACCGTCTCATTTTGATATCAGTATTGTTGATGAGGAAATGGAATCAATTCCTGACGGTGACCTTCCCGATATTGTCGGTATAACTACACTTGCATCTACCGCCCGTCGTACCTACGAAATTTGTGATTTCTATCGTTCAAAGGGAGTGCCGGTGGTGGTTGGCGGACCGTACGTGTCATTTCTTCCGGATGAAGCATTGCAACACGCAACCTCCGTGATTTCAGGCGAAGCCGAAGGTATATGGCAGCAATGTCTTGCTGATTTTGAAAGCGGTGAACTAAAACCGTTGTATCGTAATTCTGAGTACTGCAGCTATAAAACGTCGCCGGCTCCGCGCTGGGATTTGGTTGATACACATAATATTTTTCAGCTTGGAGTTCAGGTTTCGCGCGGTTGTCCTTATAAATGCGAGTTCTGTGTGGTTACAAAAATGTTTGGGCATAAAATGCGTTACCGCGAACTCGACGATGTTATGAAAGAGCTGGAATCATTGCCCTTACGTCGCGTTTTTTTTATCGATGATAATTTTACGGTGAATAAGAAATACATACGCGAACTCTGCGAGCGCATTATTCCGCTTGACTTTTCATGGGCATGCATGGCAAGTATAGAGATTGCCGATGACCGTGAATTGCTTGATTTGATGGCTCGTGCTGGCTGTTTCAATATACTGATAGGTTTTGAGTCACTTAACCCTGAAAGCCTTGCCGAGACTCATAAAAAGCATAACCATTCGGCAACCGGCTATAACGAAGCGGTTCGAAAAATTCATGAAGCCGGCATTCATATCACGGCCTCTTTTGCTGTAGGTTTTGACAATGATACGCTGGATGAATTTGACAATATTCTTGAATTTACTACAGCAACAGGACTTTCGTACCTGAACATGAACCTGCTTGGGGCTCCTCCGGGCTCTGAACTTTTCTACCGGCTTGAGGAAGAAGGTCGATGGTTCAACATTCCGGCCGATTACCGCAGTGGACTTTTTCCGTGTATTCATTACATGAATGTTTCTCAAAAAGATTTATTCATGAAGTATATCGATACGGCTGAAGCTGCCTATTCATGGAAGGTGGTTTCGGAAAAAATTCCGTTGCTGTTTGGCAATGGGAAATTTTTGAGACCTTATGGTGGCGAACAGCTGAGCGTGGGAATACGCTTCAGATTTATACGTATTTTATTTGGTGAATTGTTGTTTACTTTAAATAAGTATAAACGCAGAGCCCTGTGGCGCACCATACAGTTAATGGCACAGAATAAACTGGCGAAAGACAAAGGATTCAGCTATTTGCTGTCGATGATGAGTTATAACCGGCACATAAAAAGTATTCGAAATAATATGGCCGAATACCTTGGTATCATTGATAAATATGATAAAGGTCCCTGGGCTGAAATGACTGAGCAAGAGCGCAGAACCGGCTGA
- a CDS encoding 3-oxoacyl-ACP synthase, with protein MAHLDIVPVMIAGSGSFLPGKPVPFNDADLYLGEITEAPASVQKWFTRIKPLMKEMLDIEYYHYAIDPETRAFTEDNITMSVKAARKALEAANMKASEIEFIAYGSAHQDQMPTATVRIQEALQIEQCGEISIHANCTSAYKALLVAYEFVRTGRYKTALVVSSGISSSELRAEYYNQKLLRKEELFLRYFLCDGAGALVLRAAEEHEHGLFIENVMIESVGGLKPAAMLNSRPAYYMNPVDEYNGGHHHLAQMFNEQLRVHFHDEDGSVFIKGLKRLINRYHVDPSKIKYFQVNFPSKHISELIIDECAELGIDKEMLYSPMSTMGYVGPPMVFICLDKILREEALIPGNLVVSFVTEVSKFMQAGFTLECR; from the coding sequence ATGGCGCATCTTGATATTGTACCTGTTATGATTGCAGGTTCCGGTTCTTTCCTTCCCGGGAAACCGGTACCTTTTAACGATGCAGACCTGTATCTGGGTGAAATCACCGAAGCGCCTGCCTCCGTTCAGAAATGGTTTACCCGCATCAAACCGCTGATGAAGGAGATGCTCGATATTGAGTATTATCATTATGCCATTGATCCTGAAACACGCGCCTTTACCGAGGATAATATTACCATGAGTGTAAAGGCGGCACGCAAAGCGCTGGAAGCCGCTAATATGAAGGCTTCTGAAATTGAATTCATTGCATACGGAAGTGCGCATCAGGACCAGATGCCTACTGCAACAGTGCGGATACAGGAAGCATTGCAAATTGAGCAATGCGGAGAAATCTCTATTCATGCCAACTGTACCTCGGCATACAAAGCGCTGTTGGTCGCTTATGAATTTGTTCGCACGGGTCGATATAAAACGGCGCTGGTAGTGTCATCCGGTATTTCTTCTTCAGAATTGAGAGCTGAGTATTATAATCAAAAACTGCTGCGTAAAGAAGAACTTTTCTTGCGTTATTTTTTATGCGATGGCGCAGGAGCACTTGTGTTGCGTGCTGCCGAGGAGCATGAGCACGGGCTGTTCATCGAAAACGTGATGATTGAATCTGTTGGCGGTCTGAAACCGGCGGCCATGCTGAATTCCAGACCTGCATATTATATGAATCCGGTCGACGAATATAATGGCGGACATCATCATTTGGCACAAATGTTCAACGAACAATTACGGGTGCATTTTCATGATGAGGACGGCTCCGTATTTATAAAAGGCCTGAAAAGACTGATAAATCGGTATCATGTTGATCCTTCAAAAATAAAATATTTCCAGGTGAATTTTCCTTCGAAGCACATTTCTGAACTTATCATTGACGAATGTGCTGAGCTTGGAATTGACAAGGAGATGCTTTATTCACCAATGTCAACGATGGGTTACGTGGGACCTCCCATGGTGTTTATTTGTCTCGATAAAATTCTTAGAGAAGAAGCACTTATTCCCGGCAATCTTGTGGTAAGCTTTGTAACTGAAGTCAGCAAGTTCATGCAGGCAGGTTTTACGCTTGAATGCCGCTAA
- a CDS encoding radical SAM protein, translating to MSDKENIRPKKYLLYLINPKQKYVNYYGQTELSKLLGVKKFMIPLSIPMVASLTPDNYDIRIIDEDYQKLPAVRPDIVGISSLASTINRSYALADHYRSIGVKVVLGGPYVSFKTEEALLHADSIIVGEAEGLWEKCLADFENGSMHAIYRTDEYIRFDKIKPPRWELIDKKNFFQVGVQVSRGCPYNCEFCLVTQLFGRKMRYREIDNVIAEIESLPVKKLLFVDDNLTVNKRYARELMARLKPLKISWGCMSSIEIANDTELLKEMAEAGCFNILIGFESLNVESLNETHKDQNKSASVYRDAIQKIHAAGLHITASFVIGFDNDTVDEFDRIYRFTQETGLTYINFNILGAPPGTELYYRLKKEGRIYDIDPEMISGLFPCMHYNKMSQTELFDNYIATLEKMYSYKSLHEKAVVLFGNGSFQKAYNDGSPSFGFKAKLVFWLLKEYIFTTDADKRQLFRYIISLIRGKKVVIDMGLSFLISMISYNRHIAKLRANINHYRQLISKYDLGPWEKLEQKPVPHD from the coding sequence TTGAGCGATAAAGAAAATATTCGACCTAAAAAGTACCTGCTGTATCTTATCAATCCGAAGCAGAAGTACGTGAATTATTACGGGCAAACGGAACTCAGCAAATTGCTGGGTGTTAAAAAGTTTATGATTCCGTTATCGATTCCGATGGTGGCATCGCTCACCCCCGATAATTATGATATTCGCATTATTGATGAAGATTACCAGAAGCTACCTGCCGTGCGACCTGATATTGTCGGTATTTCTTCATTGGCATCGACTATAAACCGTTCATACGCCCTTGCTGATCACTATCGTTCCATTGGAGTGAAAGTTGTACTTGGCGGTCCTTATGTTTCATTTAAAACAGAAGAAGCGCTGCTTCATGCTGACAGTATTATTGTTGGTGAAGCTGAAGGTCTCTGGGAGAAATGCCTTGCTGATTTTGAAAATGGCAGCATGCACGCTATTTATCGCACGGATGAATACATCCGCTTTGATAAAATTAAACCGCCCCGTTGGGAGCTGATTGATAAAAAGAATTTTTTCCAGGTTGGCGTGCAGGTGTCTCGCGGATGCCCGTACAACTGCGAGTTTTGTTTGGTTACCCAGCTTTTCGGACGCAAAATGAGATATCGCGAAATCGATAATGTGATCGCCGAAATAGAATCATTGCCTGTTAAAAAGTTATTATTTGTCGACGATAATCTTACCGTTAATAAGCGTTACGCTCGGGAATTGATGGCAAGGCTTAAACCCCTGAAGATTTCGTGGGGGTGCATGAGCAGCATCGAAATTGCCAATGATACGGAGCTGTTAAAGGAAATGGCTGAGGCAGGATGTTTCAATATTCTTATCGGATTTGAATCACTGAATGTTGAAAGTCTCAATGAAACACATAAAGACCAGAATAAATCGGCATCCGTGTATCGCGATGCAATTCAGAAAATACATGCTGCAGGTCTTCACATCACGGCTTCTTTTGTAATCGGGTTTGATAACGATACTGTTGATGAATTTGATCGTATTTATCGTTTTACACAGGAAACAGGACTGACTTACATTAACTTTAATATACTGGGCGCACCTCCGGGAACTGAACTGTATTACCGTTTGAAAAAGGAAGGACGCATTTACGATATAGACCCTGAAATGATCAGTGGGTTATTTCCGTGTATGCACTATAATAAAATGTCGCAAACCGAGCTGTTCGACAATTATATTGCAACGCTGGAAAAGATGTACAGCTATAAATCACTTCACGAAAAGGCTGTTGTATTGTTTGGCAATGGCAGTTTTCAGAAAGCGTACAATGATGGCTCACCGTCGTTCGGGTTTAAGGCTAAACTGGTTTTTTGGCTACTGAAGGAATATATTTTTACCACAGATGCTGATAAACGACAGCTCTTTCGATATATCATTTCACTGATACGCGGGAAGAAAGTTGTGATTGATATGGGCCTCTCGTTTTTAATATCGATGATCAGCTACAACAGGCATATTGCGAAGCTGCGAGCAAATATTAATCATTACAGACAGCTCATCAGCAAATATGATTTAGGCCCCTGGGAAAAACTGGAGCAGAAGCCTGTGCCGCACGATTAG
- a CDS encoding HD domain-containing protein codes for MDFRSPDFNLSNSDFDHASRLHGVMHTYRVMCHVLVLGKLEQLGRTAILSFCAAYIHDLSRRHDGICLKHGPRAASEKLPLYEEMFVRHGIRKEEIVGIAQAVAAHSQKNEVPADNVWYKECILLKDADALDRLRLGSYRLDPKYLRLQKSHTLLDFAQDLLDTTKEVKILKFSEVLDIAEMKLGFSISQ; via the coding sequence ATGGATTTTCGTTCACCTGATTTTAACCTGTCGAATTCAGATTTTGATCATGCAAGCCGCTTGCACGGCGTTATGCATACATACCGAGTTATGTGTCACGTTTTAGTTTTGGGAAAACTGGAACAATTAGGACGTACCGCAATACTATCTTTTTGTGCTGCTTATATTCATGATTTATCGCGCCGGCATGATGGAATCTGTTTGAAGCATGGACCACGTGCGGCTTCCGAGAAGCTTCCGTTGTATGAAGAAATGTTTGTGCGGCACGGAATCAGGAAGGAAGAAATTGTCGGTATTGCGCAAGCTGTGGCTGCTCATTCTCAAAAAAACGAAGTTCCGGCTGACAATGTGTGGTATAAAGAATGCATCCTCTTAAAAGATGCGGATGCGCTGGACAGGTTGCGCTTAGGCTCATACAGGCTTGATCCGAAATATCTGCGTTTGCAGAAGTCGCATACCTTGCTTGATTTTGCGCAGGACCTACTGGATACTACTAAAGAAGTTAAAATTCTGAAATTCTCTGAAGTGCTTGATATTGCCGAAATGAAATTAGGTTTTTCTATTTCGCAATAA